From a region of the Procambarus clarkii isolate CNS0578487 chromosome 18, FALCON_Pclarkii_2.0, whole genome shotgun sequence genome:
- the LOC138365821 gene encoding uncharacterized protein, whose product MPPAQDLCEQTDTRNCVGNMAKCMEQLKPAKPYNSTNWKPQMLANITACASELGYSFTAPPSSQHNSREHSGSNTGSSSTGTSNTGTSSTGTSNTGTSNTGTSSTGSNCPHHYSMDNYLKKLGFSQEELVPMTRCLMTRKGKLEKFGTCINQKDQ is encoded by the exons ATGCCCCCAGCACAAGATCTGTGTGAGCAGACAGACACCAGAAACTGTGTCGGCAACATGGCCAAGTGTATGGAGCAGCTCAAGCCAGCAAAGCCCTATAACTCGACCAACTGGAAGCCGCAGATGTTGGCCAACATCACGGCCTGCGCCAGCGAGCTGGGCTACAGCTTCACAGCTCCTCCCTCCTCACAACACA ACTCCCGGGAACACAGTGGAAGCAACACAGGCAGCTCTAGCACTGGCACTTCCAACACTGGCACTTCCAGCACTGGCACTTCCAACACTGGCACTTCCAACACTGGCACTTCCAGCACAGGGTCCAACTGTCCTCACCACTACAGCATGGATAATTATCTCAAAAAGCTTGGCTTCAGCCAGGAAGAGTTGGTGCCCATGACCCGCTGCCTCATGACCAGGAAGGGAAAG